Below is a window of Halolamina sp. CBA1230 DNA.
CCCCAACGAGATGACCGACGAGGAGCGGGACGCGTTCCTCGGAACGGGGGGGACGGGCGTCCTCTCGCTGAACACCTCGAACGACGAACCACCTTTCTCCGTGCCGGTGTCTTACGGCTACGACGACTCGACGGGGACGTTCTACTTCCGGCTCGCGGCGGGCAGCGACAGCCGGAAGGGCGATCTCGCGGACCGCCCGGTGACGTTCGTCGCGTACGGCAGTCCCGAGGACCGATGGCAGAGCGTCGTCGCGCAGGGACGACTGGAGCCCACGACGGCGGATTCGGTCGCGATCGAGAGCCTCGAAGGGCTCCGACGCGTCGACCTCCAGTACGTCGACATCTTCGACCAGCCGCTCGAGACGGTCGAGTTCGAGTTCTACCGACTGGCCCCGGAGCGGATCGGGACCCGTCGGGAGTCCCACACCGGCGTCTACGGTCCCTCGTAGACTACAGCCTACGCGTCGGTCCCAATCAGGGAAACTGTTAAGTCAGTATCGAGAGGCTTTCAGCCGTATATGCTCGAAGAAGGTCTCTCGTACCCGTTGGAGGGTGACAGCGCGCTCGGACGAGTCCTCATCGGTGGACTGCTGGGGTTCGGTAGCTTCCTGATCATCCCGGCGTTCGCGCTGCTGGGCTATCTGGTCTGGGTGCTCGGCGACGCCGCCCGCGGCGAGGAGGAGCCCCCGGCGTTCGAGAACTGGGGTGAGATGATCGTCGACGGCCTGAAAGCGACGGCCGTGGGGATCGTCTACGGTATCCTCCCGTTCGTGCTGGTGTTCGTCAGCATCGTCGTCGCCGGGAGTGGCGGGACCACCGGGAGCGACACCGCCGCGGGAATCCTCGGCAGTATCGGGCTGCTGGGGCTGCTCGTGA
It encodes the following:
- a CDS encoding pyridoxamine 5'-phosphate oxidase family protein, encoding MSTDHPNEMTDEERDAFLGTGGTGVLSLNTSNDEPPFSVPVSYGYDDSTGTFYFRLAAGSDSRKGDLADRPVTFVAYGSPEDRWQSVVAQGRLEPTTADSVAIESLEGLRRVDLQYVDIFDQPLETVEFEFYRLAPERIGTRRESHTGVYGPS